A single Sporosarcina sp. FSL W8-0480 DNA region contains:
- a CDS encoding ABC transporter ATP-binding protein, with protein MKTIVEAKQIKKVYGAKGNVFSALEDIDLTVMEGEFVGIMGPSGSGKSTLLNILATIDEPTAGDIVVDGINLTKMNEEQLSAFRRDKLGFLFQDYNLLDTLTVKENIILPLALAKLNVEELERRADEVADKFGIRDILNKYPYQISGGQKQRTAASRAIISKPNLILADEPTGALDSKSATDLLESLKDLNEQDKATILMVTHDAYAASYCNRVLFIKDGKIFTELVKGKRSRKEFFNKVLDVLSALGGGANDVI; from the coding sequence ATGAAAACTATTGTCGAAGCAAAACAAATAAAAAAAGTCTATGGTGCAAAGGGAAATGTATTTTCAGCTTTGGAGGATATAGACTTAACCGTCATGGAAGGTGAATTCGTCGGTATTATGGGTCCCTCGGGTTCTGGTAAATCAACTTTACTAAATATATTGGCAACAATTGACGAGCCGACTGCTGGTGACATCGTGGTTGATGGAATCAATTTGACAAAGATGAATGAAGAGCAATTATCTGCCTTTCGCCGTGACAAACTTGGTTTCCTTTTCCAAGACTATAATTTATTAGATACTCTAACTGTGAAAGAAAATATTATCTTGCCGTTAGCCTTGGCAAAATTGAACGTTGAGGAATTGGAACGAAGAGCAGATGAAGTGGCAGATAAGTTTGGCATTCGCGACATTTTAAATAAGTACCCGTACCAAATTTCTGGGGGACAAAAGCAACGTACGGCAGCATCACGCGCGATTATTTCAAAGCCAAACCTAATATTGGCAGATGAACCAACAGGTGCGTTGGATTCGAAATCAGCAACAGACTTATTAGAAAGTTTAAAGGATCTTAATGAACAAGACAAGGCAACAATTTTAATGGTTACCCATGATGCTTATGCGGCAAGTTATTGTAATCGCGTCCTATTTATTAAAGACGGTAAAATCTTCACAGAACTTGTAAAAGGGAAAAGATCCCGCAAAGAATTTTTCAACAAGGTGTTGGATGTTCTATCCGCACTGGGGGGTGGAGCAAATGACGTTATTTAG
- a CDS encoding recombinase family protein — MSKVEVIRANSDLASRKRGKEIKQLRVAAYCRVSTDSEDQLNSYKSQVSYYSDLIQKNVEWVLVDIYADEAITGTQVTKREDFQRMINDCMNGDIDMVITKSISRFARNTLDTLKYVRMLKERDIAVYFEDEKINTLTMDGELLLVVLSSVAQQEVENISANVKKGLKMKMQRGELVGFQGCLGYDYHPEDKSISINEKEAEIVRYIFQRYIEGAGGSIISRELENLGYKTKRGTPTWAETTVLGIIKNEKYKGDILMGKTFTLDPISKRRLENLGEEDQYYLRNHHEPIVSAEIFDKAQEIRMRRNRGRNTVENYGGKREKYSRKYAFSCMIDCAYCGGTLTRRRWHSSTKYSKTIWQCVTSTKKGKKFCPHSKGIPEEAIEKAFLESYRIMCNNNKDVLEEFLQRMEEALSSNTIHKEIAKIEKEIQGLENKKNKLVDMRLENIIDKDTYEDKYNSLMQEINEKVQTREKSLSNLEEEKDIKKRLLAFKKVLEQNEVIDTFDRYVFESVVDKVIVGGVDENGNKDPAMITFVYKTGLSNCLDGEKFKPARRNAKKDNTKTSNELCSHTDNEDNKLCSHSSDDTRGICSVVGNIMPISNKNISGMKTISKILSR, encoded by the coding sequence ATGTCAAAAGTAGAAGTGATTCGTGCCAATAGTGACTTAGCCAGCCGGAAGCGTGGAAAAGAAATAAAACAGCTTAGGGTAGCAGCCTATTGTAGGGTAAGTACAGATTCGGAAGATCAGTTAAATAGCTATAAATCACAAGTCTCTTATTATTCTGATTTAATTCAGAAAAATGTTGAATGGGTGTTAGTTGATATCTATGCAGATGAAGCCATTACAGGCACACAAGTAACGAAACGTGAAGACTTTCAACGAATGATCAATGATTGTATGAATGGAGATATTGATATGGTGATTACGAAATCAATATCTAGATTTGCAAGGAATACATTAGATACGCTGAAATATGTTCGGATGTTAAAAGAAAGAGATATAGCCGTTTATTTTGAAGATGAAAAAATCAATACATTGACAATGGATGGAGAATTGTTGCTTGTCGTATTAAGTTCAGTCGCACAACAGGAAGTTGAGAATATATCCGCTAATGTTAAAAAAGGTTTAAAGATGAAAATGCAACGTGGAGAGTTAGTTGGTTTTCAAGGATGCCTTGGTTATGACTATCATCCAGAAGATAAAAGTATTTCAATTAATGAAAAAGAAGCGGAAATTGTTCGTTATATTTTTCAAAGATATATTGAGGGAGCCGGAGGGAGTATTATCTCAAGGGAGCTAGAGAATTTAGGCTACAAAACAAAGAGAGGTACTCCAACATGGGCTGAAACAACTGTACTCGGAATTATCAAGAATGAAAAATATAAAGGCGATATTTTAATGGGAAAAACTTTTACATTAGATCCCATTTCAAAACGTCGATTAGAAAACTTGGGTGAGGAAGATCAGTATTATTTACGAAATCACCATGAACCAATTGTCAGTGCTGAAATATTTGATAAAGCACAGGAAATCAGAATGAGAAGAAATCGGGGACGAAATACAGTAGAAAATTACGGCGGGAAGCGAGAGAAGTATAGTCGTAAATATGCGTTTAGTTGTATGATTGATTGTGCCTATTGTGGAGGTACACTAACAAGACGTAGATGGCATAGTTCAACGAAATATAGCAAAACGATTTGGCAGTGCGTTACAAGTACAAAGAAGGGAAAAAAGTTCTGTCCACACAGTAAAGGAATACCCGAAGAAGCTATTGAAAAAGCTTTTCTAGAAAGTTACCGAATTATGTGTAATAATAACAAAGACGTATTGGAAGAATTTTTGCAACGAATGGAAGAAGCATTAAGTTCCAATACGATTCATAAAGAAATAGCTAAAATAGAAAAAGAAATTCAAGGATTAGAAAACAAAAAGAATAAATTAGTGGATATGAGACTGGAGAATATTATCGATAAAGATACGTATGAAGATAAATATAATTCACTTATGCAAGAGATTAATGAGAAAGTACAAACAAGAGAAAAGTCCTTATCGAATTTAGAAGAAGAAAAGGATATTAAAAAACGCTTGTTAGCTTTCAAAAAAGTATTGGAACAAAATGAAGTGATTGATACGTTTGATCGGTATGTATTTGAAAGTGTCGTTGACAAGGTAATTGTAGGTGGAGTAGATGAAAATGGAAACAAAGATCCTGCCATGATTACATTTGTTTATAAAACAGGTTTAAGTAATTGTCTAGATGGCGAAAAATTTAAACCTGCCCGAAGAAATGCGAAAAAAGATAATACAAAAACATCTAACGAATTGTGTTCACATACAGACAACGAGGATAATAAATTGTGTTCACATAGTAGTGACGACACACGTGGAATCTGTAGCGTGGTTGGAAATATAATGCCGATTTCAAATAAAAATATATCGGGAATGAAAACTATTAGTAAAATATTGAGTCGTTGA
- a CDS encoding M20 family metallopeptidase, with protein MLLDELMKRLDEKKDRIIEIRRYLHQYPELSFEEEETAKYISDFYTDVQVDSIETNFGGQRGIVVTIKGSKPGKTIAIRADFDALPIKEETGLPFASKNEGAMHACGHDGHTAYMLVLAETLAEFKDRLTGIIKVIHQPAEEKPPGGALAMIEAGVLKGVDAILGIHVMSTMKTGTIHYRSGNTQTGRSYFKLVIQGKGGHGSSPHLANDAIVAASSFVMNMQTIVSRRINPFDTASITIGNFDGKGTFNVIKDSVTLEGDVRTMSPETREIVANGLRNFSDGLETSFRVKTKFEYTNDYPVLYNDPDVTEQVRQALFHASIPEVKAIEETPPQPPSEDFAYYLEKVPGCFFYVGAMPESGEVYPHHHPKFNINEKSLIISAKAMAAVVVSFCGGDN; from the coding sequence TTGCTATTAGATGAATTAATGAAAAGGCTTGATGAAAAAAAAGACCGCATTATTGAGATTCGACGTTATCTGCATCAATACCCTGAACTCTCTTTTGAGGAAGAAGAGACGGCCAAGTACATAAGTGATTTTTATACGGATGTCCAAGTGGATTCAATTGAGACGAATTTCGGTGGACAGCGTGGAATCGTTGTAACGATAAAAGGTTCGAAACCTGGAAAAACAATTGCCATCCGTGCTGATTTCGATGCTTTACCTATTAAGGAAGAAACGGGTCTACCTTTTGCGTCGAAAAATGAAGGGGCCATGCATGCTTGCGGTCATGATGGCCATACCGCATATATGTTAGTATTGGCGGAAACACTAGCTGAATTTAAAGATCGGCTTACTGGAATCATTAAAGTGATTCACCAACCTGCGGAAGAAAAGCCACCGGGTGGGGCACTTGCGATGATTGAAGCAGGCGTTCTTAAAGGTGTAGATGCGATTTTAGGGATTCATGTCATGAGTACGATGAAAACAGGTACTATTCATTATCGCAGTGGGAATACCCAGACGGGAAGATCCTATTTTAAATTAGTCATTCAGGGGAAAGGTGGGCATGGTTCATCCCCACATCTTGCGAATGATGCGATTGTGGCGGCAAGTTCCTTCGTTATGAATATGCAAACGATTGTAAGTCGTAGGATTAATCCGTTTGACACAGCTTCAATAACGATTGGCAATTTTGATGGCAAAGGTACATTTAATGTCATTAAAGATTCAGTTACATTGGAGGGTGATGTACGGACGATGTCTCCAGAAACTCGGGAAATTGTAGCAAATGGGTTACGCAATTTTTCAGATGGATTGGAAACATCATTCCGGGTGAAAACCAAATTTGAGTACACAAATGATTATCCAGTTCTCTATAATGATCCGGATGTGACTGAGCAAGTGCGGCAAGCTCTTTTCCATGCCTCCATACCGGAAGTGAAGGCTATAGAGGAAACGCCACCGCAGCCGCCTTCGGAAGACTTTGCATATTATCTTGAAAAAGTACCTGGATGTTTCTTCTATGTCGGTGCTATGCCGGAATCCGGCGAAGTTTATCCACATCATCACCCTAAATTTAATATTAATGAAAAAAGCCTAATCATTTCTGCCAAAGCGATGGCAGCTGTAGTAGTGTCCTTCTGTGGTGGTGATAATTAA
- a CDS encoding MATE family efflux transporter → MAAITGKKDMGKQLNLFHLTWPIFLEVFLFMLMGIADTFMLSALSDNAVSGVGAANQYIHIAILVLEVVGNGAAIVVSQYLGSKRYLEASKISALAVTLNLIVGMIMSVLFVLFSRHIMIAMNLQGDVLDYATKYLVIVGGAIFLQAIINSLAAIIRVHGFTKQTMFVSLGMNIFHVVGNYLLIFGKFGFPELGVQGAAISSVVSRLLAMIVFFWLLYRVMEYRVEFRYYITLSKEYIGKILQIGIPSAFEQIMYQGCQIVFLYYVTYLGAESLAARQYAVNISMFTYLFAIAIGMGTAIIVGRMVGGDKKDDAYKSVWTSVKWALLFTLCMVALVMIFRYPLLKLFTDNPDVIEIGAAVLLLSIVLETGRTMNIVIINSLRAAGDAKYPVIIGAFSMVAMSLPLGYLLVFQLDLGLVGVWLAIAADEWVRATIMYFRWKSRRWERYALVSPNK, encoded by the coding sequence ATGGCAGCAATTACAGGAAAAAAAGATATGGGCAAACAGCTGAATTTATTTCATTTAACGTGGCCGATCTTTTTAGAAGTTTTTCTTTTTATGTTAATGGGCATTGCGGATACGTTTATGTTGAGTGCGTTGTCAGATAATGCAGTGTCTGGCGTGGGGGCTGCGAATCAGTATATTCATATTGCCATTCTCGTGCTTGAAGTGGTCGGGAATGGAGCCGCGATTGTCGTCTCACAATATCTTGGGTCGAAGAGATACTTAGAGGCATCCAAAATTTCAGCTCTGGCGGTTACGTTGAACCTGATCGTTGGAATGATTATGAGTGTATTATTCGTTCTATTTTCGAGACATATTATGATTGCAATGAATTTACAAGGAGATGTACTTGACTACGCCACTAAATATTTGGTCATTGTAGGAGGGGCTATTTTCCTGCAAGCCATTATCAATTCATTGGCAGCAATCATACGGGTGCATGGCTTTACGAAGCAGACGATGTTTGTTTCGTTGGGGATGAATATTTTTCACGTAGTTGGGAATTATTTGCTCATTTTCGGGAAGTTCGGTTTTCCTGAATTAGGTGTTCAAGGGGCTGCAATATCTTCGGTCGTTAGCCGTTTACTTGCGATGATTGTGTTTTTCTGGTTGCTTTATCGGGTGATGGAGTACCGCGTGGAATTCCGCTATTACATTACGCTTTCTAAAGAATATATCGGGAAAATATTGCAGATTGGCATCCCGTCCGCGTTCGAACAAATTATGTATCAAGGCTGTCAAATTGTCTTTTTGTATTACGTCACTTATTTAGGGGCGGAATCGTTGGCAGCAAGGCAGTATGCCGTGAATATCTCCATGTTTACGTATTTATTTGCAATTGCAATCGGAATGGGTACTGCCATTATTGTCGGACGTATGGTGGGCGGTGATAAAAAGGATGATGCATACAAAAGCGTCTGGACGAGTGTGAAGTGGGCATTGTTGTTCACATTATGTATGGTCGCACTCGTCATGATCTTCCGCTATCCGTTATTAAAACTATTTACAGATAATCCGGATGTTATTGAAATAGGGGCCGCCGTCTTATTGCTTAGCATTGTCCTTGAAACTGGACGGACGATGAATATTGTCATTATCAATTCATTGCGTGCGGCCGGGGATGCGAAATACCCCGTTATCATCGGCGCTTTTTCGATGGTCGCCATGAGTTTGCCATTAGGTTATTTATTAGTTTTCCAATTGGATCTTGGACTTGTTGGTGTATGGTTAGCCATTGCGGCAGATGAATGGGTACGCGCTACCATTATGTACTTCCGCTGGAAAAGTAGACGATGGGAAAGATATGCGCTTGTATCACCGAATAAATGA
- the lipA gene encoding lipoyl synthase has translation MTKQQEYIRKPEWLKTKINTNESYQSIKKMMRENRLNTVCEEARCPNIHECWSERKTATFMILGDTCTRACRFCAVKTGLPNELDWNEPERVADSVAIMGLKHVVVTAVARDDLNDGGAAVFAETVRAIRRKNPGCTIEILPSDMKGDYESLFALMDSKPDIFNHNIETVSRLTKRVRARATYDRSLQLLKRVKEIAPDTPTKSSIMVGLGETKEEIIQAMDDLLAHNVDIMTIGQYLQPTKKHLSVERYYHPDEFAELKKIALEKGFSHCEAGPLVRSSYHADEQVSATAAQRRIKYMQGYEKQEDKQIDITFFE, from the coding sequence GTGACAAAACAGCAGGAATACATACGTAAGCCTGAATGGCTGAAAACGAAGATTAATACAAACGAATCCTATCAAAGCATTAAAAAAATGATGCGGGAAAATCGACTGAATACAGTTTGCGAAGAGGCAAGATGCCCGAACATCCATGAATGCTGGAGTGAACGTAAAACGGCAACTTTCATGATTTTAGGGGATACATGCACAAGGGCTTGTCGTTTTTGCGCGGTTAAAACTGGGCTTCCGAACGAATTAGACTGGAATGAGCCGGAGCGTGTTGCTGATTCCGTAGCAATCATGGGATTAAAACATGTCGTGGTTACGGCTGTCGCAAGGGATGATCTCAATGATGGCGGTGCCGCTGTATTTGCAGAAACTGTTAGGGCGATACGCAGAAAAAATCCAGGGTGTACGATAGAAATCTTGCCTTCAGATATGAAGGGTGATTATGAAAGCCTTTTCGCATTGATGGATAGCAAACCGGATATATTCAACCATAATATCGAAACCGTCAGCCGTTTGACGAAGCGGGTTCGTGCTCGGGCAACCTATGACAGATCATTGCAGTTATTGAAACGCGTTAAGGAGATTGCACCTGACACTCCTACTAAGTCAAGCATTATGGTCGGTTTAGGGGAAACAAAAGAAGAAATCATTCAGGCAATGGATGATCTATTGGCGCATAATGTCGATATCATGACGATTGGCCAATATTTGCAACCAACTAAAAAACATTTGTCGGTCGAACGGTATTATCATCCCGATGAATTTGCTGAACTGAAAAAGATAGCTCTTGAAAAAGGATTCAGCCATTGTGAAGCGGGTCCACTCGTTCGCTCATCCTATCATGCAGATGAACAAGTGAGTGCAACTGCAGCCCAACGAAGGATTAAATATATGCAAGGGTATGAAAAGCAGGAAGATAAGCAAATCGATATAACATTTTTCGAATGA
- a CDS encoding conjugal transfer protein, with the protein MKQNLILYSMQIAMLKQLLTRKLITEKEYYMVKNKLMKEYGIISDITG; encoded by the coding sequence TTGAAACAGAATTTGATTCTTTATAGTATGCAAATTGCTATGTTAAAACAACTGCTAACCCGTAAATTGATTACTGAGAAAGAATATTACATGGTTAAAAATAAATTAATGAAAGAATATGGCATCATTTCTGATATTACAGGCTGA
- a CDS encoding sensor histidine kinase: MNFFHYLKDKRNFFILNMIIMFFVSLMMIVSTDSRNAVSNIVYTNMVIFFIVAIYVIIEYYYNREFYRELNDLVESNHEEFLATLPKPRNDEQLLYLELLKKVNSVHGDQLQKLYNEKMDHQDFITSWIHEVKVPIAAGRLLMENSNGRTVEYLVDKFEDELDRIENYVEQALYYSRIDSFSKDYFISEVVLDQVAKNSVKKYAKSFINKQIRFHMDNIEQVVHTDSKWLGFIIDQVFSNSLKYTGEGGEISVQFEEDRKEKRLQIQDTGIGIKPEDISRVFEKGFTGFIGRSHAKSTGLGLYLAKEMALKLGHDLSIHSEDGKYTKVIIHFPKIRNYYHL; the protein is encoded by the coding sequence ATGAATTTCTTTCATTACTTAAAAGATAAACGGAATTTCTTTATATTAAACATGATCATTATGTTCTTTGTTTCTTTGATGATGATTGTGAGCACAGATTCCAGAAACGCTGTAAGTAATATCGTATATACCAATATGGTTATCTTTTTTATTGTAGCTATATACGTAATCATCGAATACTATTACAATAGAGAATTTTATCGGGAATTAAATGATTTGGTTGAAAGTAATCATGAAGAATTTCTCGCAACTCTGCCTAAACCGCGAAACGATGAACAACTGTTATATCTTGAGTTATTAAAAAAAGTAAATAGTGTGCATGGCGATCAATTACAAAAGTTGTATAACGAAAAAATGGATCATCAAGACTTTATTACATCTTGGATTCATGAAGTCAAGGTTCCGATTGCGGCAGGTCGCTTGCTTATGGAAAACAGTAATGGAAGAACTGTTGAATACCTTGTGGACAAGTTTGAAGATGAGTTGGATAGAATAGAAAATTACGTAGAGCAGGCTCTTTATTATTCTCGCATCGATTCTTTTTCCAAAGATTATTTTATTTCCGAGGTAGTGTTGGATCAAGTCGCTAAAAACAGTGTAAAGAAATATGCTAAATCTTTTATTAACAAGCAAATTCGTTTTCATATGGACAATATTGAACAGGTTGTCCATACCGACAGTAAATGGCTTGGTTTTATTATCGATCAAGTTTTTTCAAATTCTTTAAAATATACAGGTGAAGGCGGTGAAATCTCCGTACAATTTGAGGAAGATCGAAAAGAAAAGCGGCTACAGATTCAAGATACAGGCATTGGAATTAAGCCAGAGGATATCAGCCGCGTATTTGAAAAAGGATTTACAGGATTTATTGGGAGAAGTCATGCCAAATCTACCGGTTTAGGTCTCTACCTTGCAAAAGAAATGGCTCTTAAATTAGGCCATGACCTTTCCATTCATTCAGAAGATGGGAAATATACGAAGGTCATCATCCACTTTCCAAAAATCAGAAATTATTATCATCTATAA
- a CDS encoding response regulator transcription factor, protein MKIMIVEDDLTIRDMVGETLEKWGFETVKIEDFDQIMQVFLNHDPHLVIMDINLPSFDGFYWCNKIREISKVPMIFLSSRDTPMDIVMSMNMGGDDYIQKPFHMDVLIAKINALLRRTYSYMETQSQTMEHDGIILNLENGEVLHGDRKSELTKTEFLILKILMKNKGIIVSRTKMMRSLWKNENFVDENTLTVNIARLRKKLVELGKEHFITTKKGQGYIIQ, encoded by the coding sequence ATGAAAATCATGATTGTGGAAGATGATTTGACCATTCGTGATATGGTAGGGGAAACATTAGAAAAGTGGGGTTTTGAAACCGTTAAGATCGAAGACTTTGACCAAATCATGCAGGTATTTCTTAATCATGATCCTCACCTAGTCATCATGGATATCAATTTGCCATCGTTTGACGGATTTTACTGGTGTAATAAAATCAGAGAAATTTCAAAGGTCCCTATGATCTTTCTCTCTTCCCGTGATACACCAATGGATATAGTGATGTCGATGAACATGGGAGGAGATGATTATATTCAAAAACCTTTCCATATGGATGTATTGATTGCAAAAATTAATGCACTCCTTCGCAGAACGTATTCCTATATGGAAACACAGTCTCAGACAATGGAACATGATGGAATTATATTAAATCTTGAAAACGGAGAGGTCTTACATGGAGATCGAAAATCGGAACTCACGAAAACAGAATTTCTTATTTTAAAAATTCTTATGAAAAATAAAGGAATCATCGTCAGTCGTACGAAAATGATGCGTAGCCTTTGGAAGAATGAAAATTTCGTGGACGAAAATACATTGACGGTTAATATTGCTCGCCTGCGTAAAAAACTTGTTGAACTTGGAAAAGAACACTTTATTACAACTAAGAAAGGACAAGGTTATATAATTCAATGA
- a CDS encoding NCS2 family permease, which produces MRDFFKFTERKTSFKQETLAGLTTFLSVAYILIVNPLILSQAGMDSGAVFTATALTAIIGTLLIGLLANYPIAIAPSMGLNSFFTFSVCIGMGIKWQVALAGVFIAGIIFMLLSLMKIREKIINIIPLDLKYAIASGIGFFITFIGLKNGGIITSNPDTFVSIGNLTSPTTLLAILGLILTIIMLIRGVNGGIFYGIVITTVIGMFFGLIKVPSTVVGSIPSLEPTFGVVFSHLDEIFTPELLAVIFTFLIVAFFDTAGALIALTSQAGMMKDNVIPNIGRALLADSSAGAVGAVLGTSTPATSVESSAGIAVGGRTGFTSVIIAVCFMISLFFSPILSVITLEVTAPALIIVGTFMVMEISKINWSKLEVSIPSFLTIIMMPLTSSVAIGLAFGFVLYPLCLMVQKRFKEIHPIMYMLCILFILYFAFIV; this is translated from the coding sequence ATGAGGGACTTTTTTAAATTTACAGAACGGAAAACTTCCTTTAAACAGGAAACATTAGCAGGGCTGACAACCTTCCTATCCGTGGCATATATATTAATCGTTAATCCACTGATCCTCAGCCAAGCCGGGATGGATAGCGGTGCTGTGTTTACTGCGACAGCTCTTACTGCAATCATCGGCACACTACTTATTGGTCTTCTTGCCAACTATCCAATTGCAATTGCACCAAGCATGGGATTGAATTCATTTTTCACTTTTTCTGTCTGTATTGGTATGGGTATCAAATGGCAAGTCGCCTTAGCTGGTGTCTTTATTGCGGGTATCATTTTTATGTTATTAAGTCTAATGAAAATCCGGGAGAAAATCATTAATATCATTCCACTGGATTTAAAGTATGCAATAGCTTCAGGGATTGGATTTTTCATCACATTTATCGGTTTGAAAAATGGAGGGATTATTACTTCCAATCCAGATACATTCGTTTCGATCGGAAACTTAACCTCACCTACGACCCTACTAGCTATTTTGGGCCTCATTCTTACAATCATTATGCTAATACGTGGAGTAAATGGAGGGATTTTTTATGGAATCGTAATTACAACGGTTATAGGAATGTTTTTCGGATTAATTAAAGTTCCTTCAACCGTTGTTGGAAGTATACCGAGCCTGGAACCAACGTTTGGTGTCGTGTTTTCCCATTTGGATGAGATTTTCACCCCTGAATTATTGGCAGTAATCTTCACTTTTTTAATTGTTGCCTTTTTTGATACCGCTGGTGCACTAATTGCACTTACCAGTCAAGCGGGAATGATGAAAGATAATGTTATTCCAAACATAGGGAGAGCGTTACTTGCCGATTCTTCTGCTGGTGCAGTTGGAGCTGTATTGGGAACATCCACACCCGCTACAAGTGTTGAATCATCAGCTGGTATTGCCGTCGGAGGAAGAACAGGCTTTACGTCTGTCATTATTGCCGTTTGTTTTATGATTTCCTTATTTTTTTCTCCAATTCTTTCCGTTATTACATTGGAAGTAACGGCACCTGCATTAATTATTGTAGGGACATTCATGGTAATGGAAATAAGTAAAATAAATTGGAGCAAGTTGGAAGTATCCATTCCATCCTTTTTAACGATTATCATGATGCCGCTTACTTCTAGTGTGGCGATTGGACTTGCATTTGGTTTTGTTCTTTATCCATTGTGTTTAATGGTACAAAAACGTTTTAAAGAAATTCATCCGATTATGTATATGCTTTGTATATTATTCATTCTATACTTTGCATTTATAGTGTAG
- a CDS encoding lipoate--protein ligase family protein has product MALDEMLLHWHSQGKIPPTIRFYGWSSPSLTVGRFQPVDGVIDFNALEHHRCQFVRRMTGGSAVLHDDELTYSIVVSEDHPKIPESIVEAYYVLSHGLLEGYKQLGIQADYAIPHEKQSKKNQTAVCFEKTAYYEMIVDGKKISGNAQTRKKGVLLQHGSIPMSIDEDMLFDVFIYSSKEKRQQKQNAFKEKVITINQITNRKHSYEELKQAFISGFQSGLGITLKPFKLTEEQWEEVRQLASSKYEQGIHSVQSID; this is encoded by the coding sequence ATGGCGCTCGATGAAATGCTACTTCACTGGCATAGCCAAGGGAAAATCCCGCCAACTATACGCTTCTATGGTTGGTCATCTCCGAGCCTTACGGTTGGACGCTTTCAACCAGTCGACGGGGTGATTGACTTCAATGCGTTGGAGCATCATCGCTGTCAATTTGTGCGACGTATGACGGGAGGTAGTGCGGTCCTACATGACGATGAATTGACTTACAGTATTGTCGTATCAGAAGATCATCCGAAAATTCCCGAGTCCATCGTGGAAGCCTATTATGTCCTATCTCACGGGCTTCTTGAGGGATACAAACAACTTGGAATTCAAGCGGATTATGCGATTCCGCATGAAAAACAGAGTAAAAAGAATCAGACTGCGGTTTGTTTCGAAAAAACTGCCTACTATGAAATGATTGTAGATGGTAAGAAAATTTCAGGAAATGCACAAACAAGAAAAAAAGGCGTTTTACTGCAACACGGATCTATCCCGATGAGCATTGATGAGGATATGCTCTTTGATGTATTCATTTATTCATCAAAAGAAAAAAGGCAACAGAAGCAAAATGCATTTAAGGAAAAAGTTATCACGATCAACCAGATTACAAATAGAAAACATTCTTATGAAGAGTTGAAACAAGCATTCATATCAGGTTTTCAATCCGGGCTCGGCATTACGCTGAAACCTTTTAAACTTACTGAAGAACAGTGGGAAGAAGTCAGGCAACTTGCAAGCAGCAAGTATGAACAAGGAATACATTCTGTACAATCCATAGACTGA